One Beggiatoa leptomitoformis DNA segment encodes these proteins:
- a CDS encoding DUF484 family protein: MSTQTLIDEMPEEDAIVEYLKRHPKFFSRHENLLAVLEIPHQQKGSAVSLVERQLMVLREENQQLQRKLDNLIAIAKQNELLNQRIQRLISVLAAAASADEFFNMLYSTLHKEFGTDAVVVKLFDMPNPVLAGRQEFVEYDAQVFTLFETLLGTNHPSCGRLSHAQTDYLFPQSRIASAVLIPLGVPKANGILAMGSNEVSRFHAGMGTDLLKYMGDLISHLLKPWLRGV, from the coding sequence ATGAGTACACAAACCCTAATCGATGAAATGCCAGAAGAAGATGCTATCGTTGAGTATCTAAAACGCCACCCTAAGTTTTTCTCACGACATGAAAATTTACTCGCCGTTTTAGAAATTCCGCATCAACAAAAAGGCTCGGCTGTTTCACTAGTAGAACGACAACTCATGGTTTTGCGTGAAGAAAATCAACAGTTACAACGTAAACTAGATAATCTTATCGCCATAGCCAAACAAAATGAATTACTAAATCAACGTATTCAACGATTGATTTCTGTCTTGGCCGCCGCCGCCAGTGCGGACGAGTTTTTTAACATGTTATACAGTACGTTGCATAAAGAATTTGGGACAGATGCCGTGGTTGTAAAATTATTTGATATGCCTAATCCTGTTTTGGCCGGGCGACAAGAGTTTGTCGAGTATGATGCGCAAGTATTCACCCTTTTTGAAACCTTATTAGGCACTAATCATCCCAGTTGTGGGCGATTATCTCATGCGCAAACAGATTATTTATTTCCCCAAAGTCGTATTGCATCGGCTGTTTTAATTCCATTGGGCGTACCTAAAGCAAATGGCATTCTAGCAATGGGTAGTAATGAGGTATCACGCTTTCATGCAGGAATGGGAACGGATTTATTGAAATACATGGGGGATTTAATCAGCCATTTATTAAAGCCTTGGTTACGCGGCGTATAA
- the lptG gene encoding LPS export ABC transporter permease LptG, giving the protein MSKIDKYIGYNVFVGIVIVLFVLVGLFIFFDFVDEVDDIGKQNYGLWQAILFVSLQIPQHIYELFPTSVLLGSLLGLGAMANNSELTVIRASGVSILRIARAVLQVCLPLTLIVMIIGETLAPQGEQYAYTMRSTAQADKEYISFQSRYGFWARDGNNFINIRTIQHDGGFGAITLYQLDEALRLKSLTLAQSAYYEQGMWQLRNVHKDIVEADQVRSEVSDKLAWNAVLNPNLIKSVIVSPEKLSIFGLYTYIQYMRESGQREEPYQLAFWQRITYPLISIAMIFIAIPFVFGSLRTVAIGQRILVGSLIGIGFHILNQTTGNIGLVYNMNIIASALFSPILFVFIAVILMRRLI; this is encoded by the coding sequence ATGTCCAAAATTGACAAATATATTGGTTATAACGTATTCGTAGGCATTGTTATTGTTTTATTTGTCTTGGTTGGATTATTTATCTTCTTTGATTTTGTGGATGAAGTTGATGATATTGGCAAGCAAAACTATGGACTGTGGCAAGCTATTTTGTTTGTCAGTTTGCAAATTCCGCAACATATCTACGAATTATTCCCCACATCGGTTCTGCTCGGTAGTTTGCTGGGGTTGGGCGCGATGGCGAATAATAGTGAATTAACCGTTATTCGCGCCAGTGGCGTTTCTATTTTACGAATTGCCCGTGCAGTATTGCAGGTGTGTTTACCGCTGACGCTTATCGTGATGATAATTGGAGAAACGCTAGCCCCTCAAGGCGAACAATACGCATACACAATGCGTTCTACCGCCCAAGCGGATAAGGAATATATTTCGTTTCAAAGTCGTTATGGTTTTTGGGCGCGTGATGGAAACAATTTTATTAATATTCGTACCATTCAACATGATGGCGGTTTTGGTGCTATCACACTATATCAATTAGATGAGGCATTACGGTTAAAATCACTCACCCTTGCACAATCTGCTTATTATGAACAAGGGATGTGGCAATTGCGGAATGTGCATAAAGATATTGTTGAAGCCGATCAAGTGCGGTCAGAAGTGTCAGATAAACTCGCATGGAATGCGGTATTAAACCCCAATTTAATTAAATCGGTTATTGTCAGCCCCGAAAAACTATCTATTTTTGGTTTATATACTTACATTCAATACATGCGCGAAAGTGGGCAGCGTGAAGAACCCTATCAACTGGCTTTTTGGCAACGCATCACTTATCCATTGATTAGTATTGCCATGATATTTATTGCGATTCCTTTCGTGTTTGGCTCGTTACGCACGGTCGCCATTGGGCAAAGAATCCTAGTTGGTTCACTTATTGGGATTGGTTTTCACATCCTGAATCAAACCACAGGCAATATTGGCTTGGTTTATAACATGAATATTATCGCCAGCGCGCTCTTTTCTCCCATTCTGTTTGTTTTTATCGCCGTTATTTTGATGCGACGGCTTATTTAG
- a CDS encoding DUF465 domain-containing protein, with the protein MVLTEEESRMVSAHIDALKLEHHDLDDIIHRLSQDKSMDQLRLQRLKKRKLLLKDTINRLNSQLIPDLNA; encoded by the coding sequence ATGGTTTTGACGGAAGAAGAGTCTCGTATGGTGAGCGCGCATATTGATGCGTTAAAACTAGAACATCATGATTTAGATGATATTATTCATCGCTTGTCACAAGACAAATCAATGGATCAACTACGTTTGCAACGGTTAAAAAAACGTAAACTATTGTTAAAAGATACGATTAACCGACTAAATAGCCAGTTAATTCCTGATCTTAATGCCTGA
- a CDS encoding flavodoxin domain-containing protein has product MKKKVLITYASRAGSTQGIAQAIGEVFVRHEADVEVRFILDIKDIQTYDIVIIGSPIRDMAWLPEAIRFINIQQQALKHKKVAYFIVGMTLRENTPENCETALHVLDPIKQILQPIDIGLFAGALLRDKRLKFIWWFIAKITGLPDGDFRNFHLVREWADQLAKRLLQEESVPNIAEVSTLQTEK; this is encoded by the coding sequence ATGAAAAAGAAAGTCTTAATTACCTATGCTAGCCGAGCAGGTTCTACGCAAGGCATCGCACAAGCTATTGGTGAGGTCTTTGTTCGTCATGAGGCTGATGTCGAAGTTCGTTTTATACTCGATATTAAAGACATACAAACCTATGACATTGTTATTATCGGTAGTCCAATTCGTGATATGGCATGGCTACCTGAAGCAATTCGTTTTATTAATATTCAGCAACAAGCACTTAAACATAAAAAAGTTGCCTATTTTATTGTCGGTATGACACTCCGAGAAAACACGCCAGAAAATTGTGAAACAGCATTGCATGTCCTAGACCCCATTAAACAAATTCTACAGCCCATTGATATAGGTTTATTTGCAGGCGCACTACTACGTGACAAACGCCTTAAATTCATTTGGTGGTTTATTGCAAAAATCACAGGCTTACCTGATGGCGACTTTCGTAACTTTCATCTTGTGCGAGAATGGGCAGATCAACTAGCCAAACGCTTATTACAAGAAGAATCCGTCCCAAATATCGCAGAAGTAAGCACGCTACAAACTGAAAAATAA
- the cutA gene encoding divalent-cation tolerance protein CutA: protein METIEHVVLLNTCPSLDIAQTIAKTLVEEHLVACVSILPALQSVYLWEGTVQQEMEVLLMMKTRRLLYAQIEQVLQALHPYEIPELIMIPVVAGLPSYLQWINEVTQPLSFINN, encoded by the coding sequence ATGGAAACGATTGAACATGTGGTATTGCTAAATACTTGCCCTTCACTTGACATTGCCCAAACAATTGCAAAAACATTGGTTGAAGAACATCTAGTTGCTTGTGTTAGTATCTTACCCGCGTTGCAGTCAGTTTATTTGTGGGAGGGTACAGTACAGCAAGAGATGGAGGTTTTGTTAATGATGAAAACCCGTCGTTTGTTATATGCACAAATTGAACAGGTGTTACAAGCATTACATCCTTATGAAATTCCTGAGTTAATAATGATTCCTGTGGTTGCTGGATTGCCAAGTTATTTGCAGTGGATTAATGAGGTAACACAACCGTTATCATTCATTAACAACTGA
- a CDS encoding RelA/SpoT family protein, translating to MVSVKDPLLMPVVGNTLNVNSWLTLIMKGRSATEQQAIQQAYQFVCEIYQDQIRPSGEPYLIHVLTVADILADLGMDADVLVAAILHESLDQHITLEALQNRFGKVVANLLDGVNKMRFIDNLIEYQKFSEESQEAEGLRKMLLAMVEDVRVVLIKLADRLHNIRTLKHLPVDVQKRFAQDTLDIFVPLANRLGIWQIKWELEDLALRYIHADEYQEIARKLDEKRVDRECYINNIINILKEELRQTGVTGEVMGRPKHIYSIWRKMQKKGLDFDKIYDIRAVRVLVHNVHDCYLVLGLIHSKWKHLPSEFDDYISNPKPNNYQSLHTAVYGPEDKVFEVQIRTEAMHHHAELGVASHWRYKENSLGYDKSFEQKIGWLRKVLKMKDEESNEGDGDFIDQFKSEILDDRVYVMSPQGKVLDLPTGSTPLDFAYHIHTSLGHRCRGSKVNNRIVSLNYVLKSGDQIEILTGKDERPSRDWLVPHFSYLKTSRARAKVKQWLKKQDEQQHLRDGRTLLERELRRLNLHEVNYDKIATRFKLESAEQLMLALGRGDITLPQIANALNEQVFPNTPPVYPVTAQPHKAEGIIIKGVEGLLSYTARCCNPVPYEAIIGYITKGRGVAIHRRDCPHAVHWQDEENERLIEVAWSRGDAQYKPVFPVDIQIHAYDRTGLLRDITAIAANENINIIAVNTISNKAEHMAKMQFTLEVSNLEELSNILARIDTLPNVVEAYRKI from the coding sequence ATGGTAAGCGTTAAAGACCCACTATTAATGCCCGTAGTGGGCAACACACTAAATGTCAACAGTTGGTTGACCTTAATCATGAAAGGTCGCTCTGCGACTGAACAACAAGCCATCCAACAGGCTTACCAATTTGTCTGCGAAATCTACCAAGATCAAATCCGTCCCTCTGGTGAACCCTACTTAATTCACGTCCTCACCGTTGCAGATATTCTGGCCGATTTAGGGATGGATGCAGATGTTTTGGTTGCAGCGATTCTGCACGAATCACTAGACCAACATATTACCTTAGAAGCCCTACAAAACCGCTTCGGAAAAGTGGTTGCAAATCTATTAGATGGCGTTAATAAAATGCGTTTTATTGACAATCTCATCGAATATCAAAAATTCTCCGAAGAATCGCAAGAAGCTGAAGGCTTGCGAAAAATGTTATTAGCAATGGTCGAAGATGTGCGCGTTGTTCTGATAAAACTCGCTGACCGTTTACACAATATTCGTACTCTCAAACATTTACCCGTTGATGTACAAAAACGTTTTGCGCAAGATACCCTTGATATTTTCGTGCCACTTGCTAACCGTTTAGGCATTTGGCAAATTAAATGGGAATTAGAAGACCTTGCTCTCCGTTATATTCACGCTGACGAATACCAAGAAATCGCACGGAAACTAGACGAAAAACGTGTCGATCGTGAATGCTATATTAACAATATTATCAATATCTTAAAAGAAGAATTGCGCCAGACCGGTGTAACAGGCGAAGTAATGGGTCGTCCTAAGCATATTTATAGTATTTGGCGCAAAATGCAAAAGAAAGGCTTAGATTTTGACAAAATCTATGATATTCGTGCAGTACGTGTTTTAGTGCATAACGTTCATGATTGTTACTTAGTCTTAGGATTAATTCATAGTAAATGGAAACATTTACCTAGCGAGTTTGATGATTATATTAGCAATCCTAAACCCAATAATTATCAATCGTTACACACCGCCGTTTATGGTCCTGAAGATAAAGTGTTTGAAGTACAAATTCGTACAGAAGCAATGCACCATCATGCAGAACTAGGGGTGGCCTCACATTGGCGGTATAAAGAGAATAGTTTAGGCTATGACAAAAGTTTTGAACAAAAAATAGGCTGGTTGCGTAAAGTCCTCAAAATGAAAGATGAGGAAAGCAATGAAGGTGATGGCGATTTTATCGACCAGTTCAAATCCGAAATTTTAGACGACCGCGTTTATGTAATGTCGCCACAAGGTAAAGTTCTAGACCTACCCACAGGTTCAACCCCACTGGATTTTGCCTATCATATTCATACCAGTCTTGGACATCGTTGTCGTGGTTCAAAAGTCAACAACCGCATTGTATCCCTGAATTATGTCCTCAAAAGCGGTGACCAAATTGAAATTCTGACAGGTAAAGATGAACGTCCTAGCCGTGATTGGCTCGTGCCGCATTTTAGCTATTTAAAAACCTCGCGCGCGCGCGCTAAAGTTAAACAATGGCTGAAGAAACAAGATGAACAGCAACATTTACGAGATGGACGCACTTTATTAGAACGAGAATTAAGACGGCTTAATTTACACGAAGTCAATTACGATAAAATTGCTACACGTTTTAAACTGGAGAGCGCGGAACAGCTTATGTTAGCGTTAGGGCGTGGCGATATTACACTGCCGCAAATTGCAAACGCGCTAAATGAACAGGTTTTTCCTAATACCCCTCCTGTTTATCCTGTTACTGCACAACCTCATAAAGCAGAAGGGATTATTATCAAAGGCGTGGAAGGGTTATTGAGTTATACCGCCCGCTGTTGTAACCCTGTGCCTTATGAAGCAATTATTGGATACATTACTAAAGGGCGCGGCGTTGCCATTCACCGTCGTGATTGCCCACATGCGGTTCATTGGCAAGATGAAGAAAATGAACGCCTGATTGAAGTAGCATGGAGCAGAGGCGATGCGCAATATAAACCCGTCTTTCCTGTCGATATTCAAATCCATGCCTATGACCGTACAGGGTTACTACGTGATATTACCGCCATTGCTGCCAATGAAAATATTAATATTATCGCCGTCAATACGATTAGCAATAAAGCAGAACACATGGCAAAAATGCAATTTACATTAGAAGTTAGTAACTTAGAAGAGCTAAGTAATATTCTAGCACGTATCGATACCTTGCCTAATGTGGTTGAAGCCTATCGCAAAATATAG
- the dapF gene encoding diaminopimelate epimerase — MRTLLPFTKMHGLGNDFIVINALTKPFSLTPLQIRYLANRHTGIGCDQLLVVEPPTQPMVDFRYRIFNADGSEVQQCGNGARCFAKYVRDKNLTTKNLLHVETMAGIIHLHLRPDGNVTVNMGKPRFLPTEIPFQAEETALFYPLEVDDRVYQISVVSMGNPHAILIVDNVRDAPVQTLGAKIEQHPRFPERVNVGFMQILDKHQIRLRVFERGVGETFACGTGACAAVVAGQRAGLLNTSVIVQLHYGQLHIEWAVNDTATVSMSGPATCVFEGTIEL, encoded by the coding sequence ATGCGCACTTTGCTTCCCTTTACTAAAATGCACGGATTGGGCAACGATTTTATCGTTATTAATGCGCTGACCAAGCCATTTTCACTGACCCCATTACAAATTCGTTATCTCGCTAATCGACATACTGGCATTGGCTGTGACCAATTATTGGTTGTCGAACCGCCCACCCAGCCAATGGTTGATTTTCGGTATCGAATTTTTAATGCCGATGGCTCGGAAGTGCAACAATGTGGAAATGGTGCGCGCTGTTTTGCTAAATATGTACGAGATAAAAACTTAACCACTAAAAACTTGCTGCATGTCGAAACGATGGCAGGTATTATTCATTTACATTTACGCCCAGACGGTAATGTCACCGTTAATATGGGCAAACCCCGTTTCTTGCCCACAGAAATCCCGTTTCAAGCAGAAGAAACCGCCTTATTTTATCCCTTAGAAGTTGATGATCGAGTTTATCAAATCAGCGTTGTTTCTATGGGAAACCCTCATGCTATTTTGATTGTTGATAATGTTCGTGATGCCCCTGTACAAACCCTAGGTGCAAAAATCGAGCAACATCCACGTTTTCCTGAACGTGTTAATGTCGGTTTTATGCAAATTTTAGATAAACATCAAATCCGTCTGCGGGTTTTTGAACGGGGGGTTGGCGAAACATTTGCCTGTGGTACAGGTGCGTGTGCGGCTGTCGTCGCAGGACAACGGGCGGGATTACTCAATACATCTGTAATTGTACAGTTGCATTATGGACAATTGCATATTGAATGGGCAGTCAACGATACCGCAACGGTTAGCATGAGTGGTCCTGCAACCTGTGTTTTTGAAGGAACAATTGAATTATGA
- a CDS encoding PDC sensor domain-containing protein produces the protein MWIKQTIGEQRKVLTSLLEPPMLNLSKLCVSTWTDVNALDQLLNSQFTTVPHCHLIYVIDKMGKQISSNVRANQQIDMDFRGQDLSRRPYSVSLYPKRHFMLSSVYISNTTGRPCISAVQPIIDEQQFLGFLVADFDIAEIPVSMASSQTAPLVPKEIRTPSLTNQTTRLIQPRINSPLDQHIHEINEVLERLIKQYGIFHCTLHYSSAQVMLWHVYDPYQYRLFTIEQLFDSETIMNYPHSPYPPQAVLPQKNVRAVLDQFRTLRLADERIYLRSGSLNIMNGMVGLSFSTEGSQYLPVDVFLSKDLSFWFGQSVVNE, from the coding sequence ATGTGGATTAAACAGACTATTGGTGAACAACGCAAAGTTCTCACATCCTTGCTTGAACCACCGATGCTGAACTTGTCCAAACTGTGTGTCTCCACGTGGACAGATGTGAATGCATTGGACCAATTACTCAACAGTCAATTTACGACTGTCCCACACTGTCATCTGATTTACGTCATCGACAAAATGGGAAAACAAATTAGCTCCAATGTACGCGCCAATCAACAGATTGACATGGATTTTCGCGGGCAAGACCTCTCCCGCCGTCCTTACTCTGTGAGCTTATACCCTAAACGGCATTTCATGTTATCTTCCGTTTATATCAGCAATACCACCGGTCGCCCCTGCATCAGTGCCGTACAACCCATTATTGATGAACAACAATTTTTAGGATTTCTTGTTGCTGATTTTGACATTGCAGAAATTCCCGTTTCAATGGCATCTTCTCAAACAGCCCCGCTTGTACCCAAAGAAATTCGTACCCCCTCCCTAACAAACCAAACCACACGCTTGATACAACCACGTATCAACAGCCCCCTAGACCAACATATTCATGAAATAAACGAAGTATTAGAACGACTGATTAAACAATACGGTATATTCCACTGCACCCTGCATTATTCCAGCGCGCAAGTAATGCTTTGGCATGTCTATGACCCTTACCAATACCGCCTATTTACCATAGAACAATTATTTGATTCAGAAACTATTATGAATTACCCCCACAGTCCCTATCCACCACAAGCAGTCTTACCACAAAAAAATGTGCGCGCAGTGCTAGACCAATTTCGCACCCTACGATTAGCGGACGAACGGATTTACTTACGCTCAGGCTCACTGAATATTATGAATGGGATGGTAGGCTTAAGCTTCTCTACAGAAGGCTCACAATACCTGCCTGTAGATGTATTTTTAAGCAAAGATTTATCTTTTTGGTTTGGGCAATCAGTTGTTAATGAATGA
- the minE gene encoding cell division topological specificity factor MinE, with protein MSVFDYFRASRKNTAALAKERLQIIVAHERGRRSTPNVDYLPLLQREILEVVRKYVLVEDESIKINIEKNGDFEVLEVNIALPEGEGRQLR; from the coding sequence ATGAGTGTGTTCGATTATTTTCGTGCTTCGCGCAAGAATACAGCGGCACTGGCAAAAGAACGCTTGCAGATTATTGTGGCACATGAGCGGGGACGACGTAGTACGCCTAATGTCGACTATTTACCGCTATTACAACGAGAAATTTTAGAAGTTGTACGTAAGTATGTGTTGGTTGAGGATGAGAGCATCAAAATCAATATTGAAAAAAATGGCGATTTTGAGGTGTTGGAGGTCAATATTGCATTGCCTGAGGGTGAAGGTCGTCAATTACGTTAA
- a CDS encoding PilZ domain-containing protein, with the protein MSERNSIRKHLFLYLDVFDKTNNQLLGYLGDISEQGLMFISQTQIMPDQLLNIRIELPENLQEMNKMCIDAQVKTRWTEPNINPQLNCIGCQFIDLDAEYIPVIQQITELLTFDEDFEIKRVRRP; encoded by the coding sequence ATGTCAGAAAGAAATAGCATACGGAAACATCTTTTTTTATATTTGGATGTTTTTGATAAAACAAATAATCAGTTGTTAGGATATTTAGGCGATATTTCTGAACAGGGATTAATGTTTATTTCTCAAACACAAATAATGCCCGATCAGTTGTTGAATATTCGGATTGAGTTGCCTGAAAACTTGCAAGAGATGAATAAAATGTGTATTGATGCACAAGTGAAAACCCGTTGGACAGAACCGAATATTAACCCACAATTAAATTGTATTGGTTGTCAGTTTATCGACTTAGATGCAGAATATATTCCTGTCATTCAACAAATCACAGAATTACTTACGTTTGATGAAGATTTTGAAATTAAACGTGTTCGCCGTCCCTAA
- a CDS encoding NB-ARC domain-containing protein, producing the protein MTNEFTVEQEITLLKQDSTLLNEALDELKQKLAQEKNVAQQQVLQEKIKDMQIELSEAQKKLASLKQAINVETEGEQKLGAPAKLYAVPTLPSYILSSPIFNELKAKLVVKPTLAEGADGQKNPILLLAPSGSGKSLQAIALANDISVRRAFSEGIFWLNMGSQPDIVGQQIALIRAFNIPAVGTPEFISAEEGLTLLRGIGKGRSCLFILDDVYDVRDVMAFAGLGKGCQLLITSCYPEIADDLKHFMSSLQTYALDALTQEQAVDLFSNCSGKALSEPLPADLLSLFNACEYSPTTLRLVAQLTQTMSSPDWTALLSKIQNKVLDFPEAHASSLSQALHLNIEALGDNGEYYLTLGMFADYTNIPQAAIVLLWRYLYHLPDETAYSFIQQLAAQGLLYFNNDSTRGNIHLHPYQHDYLCEFADLDKLHTHLLAAYRRYCQPHGWAKGPNDGYFFEYLCLHLLAAERNRELKTLLMDFDWLNNKLQATSLHNVIQDFDLLEDDVDIATVKQALQRSAPILVKDKSKLADKLLEQLWGKPSSDIQSLLNQAKEMSPDWLPPPNR; encoded by the coding sequence ATGACTAATGAATTTACCGTAGAACAAGAAATTACTTTACTTAAACAAGATAGTACATTATTAAATGAGGCATTAGATGAGCTAAAACAAAAATTAGCACAAGAAAAAAATGTAGCTCAACAACAAGTTTTGCAAGAAAAAATCAAGGATATGCAAATTGAGTTGAGTGAAGCACAAAAAAAATTAGCCTCGTTAAAACAAGCTATTAACGTGGAGACAGAAGGTGAGCAAAAATTAGGCGCGCCTGCAAAACTTTATGCCGTTCCTACATTGCCCTCTTATATTTTATCGTCTCCTATCTTTAATGAGTTAAAAGCAAAATTAGTTGTTAAACCTACCTTAGCGGAAGGTGCTGACGGACAAAAAAACCCTATATTACTCTTAGCTCCCAGTGGTAGCGGTAAATCCTTACAAGCTATTGCATTAGCAAATGATATTTCTGTACGGCGTGCCTTTTCTGAGGGGATTTTTTGGCTAAATATGGGGTCACAACCTGATATTGTTGGACAACAAATCGCATTAATTCGGGCATTTAATATTCCTGCCGTTGGGACACCTGAATTTATTAGTGCAGAGGAAGGCTTAACTTTATTACGCGGGATTGGTAAAGGGCGTTCGTGTCTGTTTATTCTGGACGATGTTTATGATGTGCGTGATGTTATGGCTTTTGCGGGATTAGGCAAAGGTTGTCAATTACTTATTACCTCATGTTACCCAGAAATTGCAGATGATTTAAAACATTTCATGTCTAGTTTGCAAACCTACGCATTAGATGCTTTAACCCAAGAACAAGCAGTTGATTTATTTTCTAATTGTTCTGGAAAGGCTTTATCAGAACCATTACCTGCTGATTTATTATCGTTATTCAATGCATGTGAATATTCACCAACAACATTGCGTCTAGTTGCACAACTAACACAAACCATGTCAAGCCCTGACTGGACAGCCTTATTAAGCAAAATTCAAAATAAAGTTTTAGATTTTCCTGAAGCCCATGCATCCTCCCTTTCACAAGCCTTGCATCTTAATATTGAAGCCTTAGGCGATAATGGCGAATATTATTTAACACTGGGCATGTTTGCAGACTATACCAACATCCCACAAGCGGCCATCGTTTTGTTATGGCGTTATCTTTATCATTTACCTGATGAAACAGCCTATAGTTTCATTCAACAATTAGCGGCGCAAGGGTTACTCTATTTTAATAACGACTCCACGCGAGGTAATATCCACTTACATCCTTATCAACATGATTATTTATGTGAATTTGCCGATTTAGACAAGTTACATACGCACTTGTTGGCCGCTTATCGACGGTATTGTCAACCACATGGTTGGGCTAAAGGACCAAATGACGGATATTTCTTTGAATATCTTTGCTTGCATCTGCTAGCCGCCGAGCGAAATCGTGAATTAAAAACCCTGCTCATGGATTTTGATTGGCTTAATAACAAACTACAAGCAACCTCATTACATAATGTAATCCAAGATTTTGATTTATTGGAAGATGATGTAGATATTGCGACCGTAAAACAAGCTTTGCAACGTTCAGCACCAATATTAGTGAAAGATAAAAGCAAATTGGCGGACAAATTGCTTGAGCAACTTTGGGGTAAACCCTCATCAGATATCCAATCCCTGTTAAATCAGGCAAAAGAAATGTCCCCAGACTGGCTTCCTCCCCCTAATCGCTAA
- a CDS encoding FKBP-type peptidyl-prolyl cis-trans isomerase, which translates to MKLRYLSVLTASLLSTQLVLAEDAQKAPSTPEEKLSYTIGHQVGSNIKKQDLKVMLNSVMQGMTDAYEGKTAALTEEQMQETITTFQKERMAKLESERKATADKNGAEGDKFLEENKKKEGVVTLASGLQYKIITEGTGKTPKLTDTVTTHYKGTLINGKEFDSSYTRGQPATFPVNGVIAGWTEALQLMKEGAKWQLFIPAKLAYGDRAMGEVIEPNSTLLFEIELLSVGEEKKEDAAAAKPEVELKVEEKSEGVKPQ; encoded by the coding sequence ATGAAATTACGTTATCTTTCCGTTTTAACTGCTAGTTTATTAAGTACACAACTTGTTCTTGCTGAAGACGCTCAAAAAGCACCTAGCACGCCTGAAGAGAAATTAAGCTACACCATCGGACACCAAGTCGGTAGTAACATTAAAAAACAAGACCTTAAAGTCATGTTAAATTCCGTTATGCAAGGGATGACCGATGCTTACGAAGGCAAAACTGCGGCGTTAACAGAAGAACAAATGCAGGAAACCATCACAACGTTCCAAAAAGAACGCATGGCGAAATTAGAATCCGAGCGTAAAGCAACTGCCGACAAAAACGGTGCTGAAGGTGACAAGTTCTTAGAAGAGAACAAGAAAAAAGAAGGTGTTGTGACACTAGCCAGTGGGTTACAGTACAAAATTATCACCGAAGGCACAGGTAAAACCCCTAAGTTGACTGACACTGTTACCACCCATTACAAAGGGACGTTAATCAATGGTAAAGAGTTTGATAGCTCTTATACACGTGGTCAACCTGCAACATTCCCTGTCAATGGTGTGATTGCTGGCTGGACAGAAGCCTTACAATTAATGAAAGAAGGGGCTAAATGGCAATTATTCATTCCCGCTAAATTAGCCTATGGTGATCGGGCTATGGGTGAAGTTATCGAGCCTAATTCTACATTATTGTTTGAAATTGAATTATTGTCTGTTGGCGAAGAGAAGAAAGAAGACGCAGCCGCTGCGAAACCTGAAGTTGAATTGAAAGTCGAAGAAAAAAGCGAAGGCGTTAAACCACAATAA